Proteins from one Betaproteobacteria bacterium genomic window:
- a CDS encoding spermidine synthase has translation MRSRETWETGMKWMGRRSRWRQDEEQLQLDVSESAGVRYLHLGSPTVQSAMRIGQPDHLMLAYTRTAMSFLLFKPEPAQVVTIGLGGGSMQKWLLRRLPKTHIHAVELHEEVVRAAQQYFEVPANDERLRIIVGDGAPWINTRADYADVLMVDGYDGRSQSESVCSEIFYRDALAHLKDDGILVVNLWGSDRRYDEYVARIEAAFDSRVLRVPALEKGNVIVLAFRRPPHPTAWDVLSERAKELEAKHQLEFTQFLTMFRRLNLHTEKRLLV, from the coding sequence ATGCGCTCTAGGGAAACTTGGGAGACCGGGATGAAGTGGATGGGGCGCCGGTCGCGCTGGAGACAAGACGAGGAGCAATTGCAACTCGACGTGAGCGAGAGCGCGGGAGTGCGTTATTTGCATTTGGGCAGCCCGACGGTGCAAAGTGCCATGCGCATTGGCCAGCCAGATCACTTGATGCTGGCCTATACCCGAACCGCCATGTCCTTCCTCCTGTTCAAACCCGAGCCCGCGCAGGTGGTGACCATTGGGCTAGGAGGCGGTTCCATGCAAAAGTGGCTGCTCCGCCGCTTGCCCAAGACGCATATTCACGCCGTCGAGCTGCATGAGGAAGTGGTGCGCGCCGCCCAGCAATATTTCGAGGTCCCCGCCAACGACGAACGCTTGCGGATTATCGTGGGCGATGGAGCGCCTTGGATCAACACCAGAGCGGACTACGCCGACGTGCTCATGGTGGATGGCTACGACGGGCGCTCGCAGTCCGAATCCGTATGCAGCGAAATTTTCTACCGCGATGCCCTCGCGCACCTCAAGGACGATGGAATTCTGGTGGTCAATCTGTGGGGCAGCGACCGCCGCTACGACGAATACGTGGCGCGCATCGAAGCCGCTTTCGACTCTCGCGTGCTACGAGTGCCCGCCCTCGAGAAGGGCAACGTGATCGTGCTGGCCTTCCGCAGGCCTCCTCACCCCACCGCTTGGGACGTTCTCTCCGAGCGGGCCAAGGAACTTGAAGCCAAGCACCAACTGGAATTCACCCAATTCCTGACCATGTTCCGGCGGCTGAATTTGCATACCGAGAAGAGGTTGTTGGTGTAG
- a CDS encoding XRE family transcriptional regulator — protein sequence MGGIFAPRFAVGSGTVSGIFLDFVLKKPPKNPTASPSLPAEDTSRSLDRYIGHTVRESRRKNDLTLADVASQAGISSGMLSKIENGQAATSLDTLTRIAGALGVSLSQLFRDFDAPAGGAQLVKANQGMEVVRRGTKRGHTYHLLAYDKGPRKSFEPFLITMDDASEVFPSFEHPGTEFIYILKGKIEYRHGRQTYMLAPGDSLSFRGDVPHGPERLVQTPIHMLSVIVYASKDEV from the coding sequence ATGGGTGGAATATTCGCGCCACGTTTCGCAGTGGGAAGTGGAACGGTATCTGGAATTTTTCTAGACTTCGTTTTGAAAAAACCGCCCAAAAATCCCACAGCATCACCCTCGCTGCCCGCCGAGGACACGAGCCGTTCGCTTGACCGATATATTGGCCACACAGTCAGGGAATCGCGGCGCAAGAACGATCTCACGCTGGCCGACGTCGCCTCGCAAGCTGGTATCAGCAGTGGCATGCTATCGAAGATCGAGAACGGGCAAGCCGCCACCAGCCTCGATACCTTGACGCGCATCGCGGGTGCGCTAGGCGTTTCTCTGTCGCAACTGTTTCGCGATTTCGATGCGCCCGCGGGCGGCGCGCAATTGGTAAAAGCAAACCAAGGCATGGAAGTCGTGCGCCGCGGCACCAAGCGCGGCCACACTTACCACTTGCTCGCCTACGACAAAGGCCCGCGAAAGAGTTTCGAGCCCTTTCTCATCACCATGGACGACGCGAGCGAAGTGTTCCCCAGCTTCGAGCACCCCGGCACCGAGTTCATCTACATCCTGAAAGGCAAGATCGAATACCGCCACGGCCGCCAAACCTATATGCTCGCACCGGGAGATTCCCTATCCTTTCGCGGCGATGTCCCGCACGGCCCAGAGCGCTTGGTTCAAACACCCATCCACATGCTTTCGGTGATTGTCTACGCAAGCAAGGACGAGGTCTAG
- the glnT gene encoding type III glutamate--ammonia ligase produces MTPAEAKKWLKANNIKYILAQFVDIHGSAKAKAVPAEHLDMVLTDGAGFAGFALWGFGMGPQGPDYMAVGDLVQLHTIPWMPGYARMTTIGHVKGKPYPYDSRYVLKTQLEKLAKKGITMYTGIEPEFMLLKRKDGGGIAMCDETDTLEKPCYDYKGLARSSAYLEKLVESVRAVGIDVYQIDHEDANGQFEVNFTYGDALATADRVIFLKMAASEIAHQMGLVATFMPKPFSNRTGTGSHYHISMGDAKTKNLFHDDKDKHKLGLSKMGYHFLGGLLHHAGALTAICAPTINSYKRLVVGRALSGATWAPAYITYGDNNRTCMVRVPYGRLEMRLPDGSSNPYLATTAILAAGLDGVENKMDPGEPNNTNLYEWSNEDLAKAKIGLLPQNLNEALNALEKDSVIRDALGKDLSAEFLKLKRMEWVEYSRHVSQWEVERYLEFF; encoded by the coding sequence ATGACCCCAGCAGAAGCCAAGAAGTGGCTCAAGGCCAACAACATCAAATACATTCTCGCGCAGTTCGTGGATATCCACGGCTCGGCGAAGGCGAAGGCGGTTCCCGCCGAGCACCTGGACATGGTGCTCACCGATGGCGCCGGCTTCGCAGGCTTCGCATTGTGGGGTTTCGGCATGGGCCCGCAGGGGCCCGACTACATGGCGGTGGGCGATCTCGTGCAACTGCATACCATTCCCTGGATGCCAGGCTACGCGCGCATGACCACCATCGGCCATGTGAAGGGCAAACCCTATCCTTACGATTCGCGCTACGTGCTTAAAACGCAGTTGGAAAAACTCGCCAAGAAGGGCATCACGATGTACACCGGCATCGAACCGGAGTTCATGCTGCTCAAGCGCAAGGATGGCGGCGGCATTGCCATGTGCGACGAGACCGACACCCTCGAAAAACCCTGTTACGACTACAAGGGACTCGCGCGCAGTTCCGCCTACCTGGAGAAACTGGTCGAATCGGTGCGCGCCGTGGGCATCGATGTTTATCAAATCGACCACGAAGACGCCAACGGCCAGTTCGAGGTGAACTTCACCTACGGCGATGCGCTCGCCACGGCCGACCGCGTCATCTTCCTGAAGATGGCCGCCTCCGAGATCGCGCACCAAATGGGCTTGGTCGCCACCTTCATGCCCAAGCCCTTCTCCAACCGTACCGGCACAGGCTCGCACTATCACATCTCCATGGGCGATGCGAAGACCAAGAACCTGTTCCACGACGATAAGGACAAGCATAAGCTCGGCTTATCGAAGATGGGCTATCACTTCCTGGGCGGGTTGCTGCATCACGCGGGCGCGCTCACCGCCATTTGCGCCCCCACCATCAATTCCTACAAGCGCCTGGTCGTGGGCCGCGCGCTCTCCGGAGCCACCTGGGCACCGGCCTATATCACCTATGGCGACAACAACCGCACCTGCATGGTACGCGTGCCCTATGGCCGCCTGGAGATGCGGCTGCCCGATGGATCCTCCAACCCCTATCTCGCCACGACCGCCATCCTCGCGGCCGGACTGGATGGCGTGGAAAACAAGATGGATCCCGGCGAGCCCAACAACACCAACCTCTACGAGTGGAGCAACGAGGATCTCGCCAAGGCGAAGATCGGCTTGCTACCGCAGAACCTCAACGAAGCATTGAATGCCCTGGAGAAGGATAGCGTGATCCGCGATGCCCTCGGCAAGGATCTATCGGCGGAGTTCTTGAAGCTGAAGCGCATGGAATGGGTGGAATATTCGCGCCACGTTTCGCAGTGGGAAGTGGAACGGTATCTGGAATTTTTCTAG
- a CDS encoding methylglutamate dehydrogenase, producing the protein MENRLSPLHDFFEPLNPHWAMVHGMRVPIAMEGDASAKPIRISDASCLQRAGVKGAQAEAWLISHGIAVPPGINTWLRTPEGTLVARLARSEFFLEDGAKAAKINRLHFAPASGVTPVLRQDAALVLHGARANDLLVQVCNINFRAWKPEDHTVVMTSMAGVSVLVLWEPYQGLARYRLWCDYTFAPYLWETLVEIAGELGGGAVGLRSLMPEIDE; encoded by the coding sequence ATGGAAAACCGCCTTAGCCCGCTGCATGATTTTTTCGAACCACTCAACCCGCACTGGGCAATGGTGCATGGCATGCGCGTGCCCATCGCGATGGAAGGAGACGCAAGCGCAAAACCCATTCGGATTAGCGATGCCAGTTGCCTGCAGCGCGCTGGTGTCAAGGGCGCCCAGGCCGAGGCCTGGCTCATCAGCCACGGCATCGCGGTTCCACCGGGAATCAACACCTGGTTGCGCACCCCGGAAGGAACCTTGGTCGCGCGGCTCGCGCGCAGCGAGTTCTTTCTCGAAGACGGCGCAAAAGCGGCGAAAATTAACCGGCTGCATTTCGCACCAGCATCGGGCGTGACTCCCGTGCTCCGGCAAGACGCGGCCCTGGTGCTTCACGGAGCGCGCGCGAATGATTTGCTCGTACAGGTTTGCAATATAAACTTCCGGGCGTGGAAGCCAGAAGACCACACCGTAGTCATGACTTCCATGGCAGGCGTGAGCGTGTTGGTTCTGTGGGAGCCCTATCAAGGCCTTGCGCGCTATAGGCTGTGGTGCGATTACACCTTCGCGCCGTACCTATGGGAAACGCTCGTGGAAATCGCGGGAGAATTGGGAGGCGGCGCGGTTGGATTGCGATCGCTCATGCCGGAGATTGACGAATGA
- a CDS encoding FAD-binding protein: protein MSARLPPVEGEWIDRSKPLVFRFEGRPQMGFEGDVISSALWASGAHLLGRSFKYHRPRGILSMANHDVNTLMEDKFHINLRADTMPLREGMDLFAVNTFGGVRADRAMVLDKLSAFLPVGFYYKAFHGRFAQKWERFFRFMTGLGTPKFGLPRVFTAKRYEFVDVAVIGAGPSGLAAGIEAARAGASVLVVDENTQAGGSLGYARGGSDASYQQLQTLLHEARQLKNLEIRNGTTASGYYDDHWIALTSAHKMSKLRARAAIVTSGVFEQPAVFRNNDLPGVMFASAAQRLIYRYAVKPMNKAVVLTANREGYEAALDLHRHGIAVAAVVDLRAEGEPTSTPQSTPFRVLKGACIVKAIRSGQHVSGVRVAGFGDGAAQADRKETIRCDGVVMSVGFAPAANLLYQAGTQMRYDARVEQFVPETFSPGVFAAGRVNGVYELNARLLDGKRAGAEAARYLDLSAATAVQVPEQTRKPTHPYPIVPHPSGKNFVDFDEDLQLKDFHNAAQEGFDNIELLKRYSTVGMGPSQGKHSNMNAVRILARIRNEPIDKIGTTTARPFYHPVPMSHLAGRGFHPMRQTPLHSRHEKLGAVWMQAGNWWRPEYYAAQGRSKLECVRTEARAVRNGIGIIDVGTLGKMDLFGPDAGEFLERVYTGRFANIKVGMTRYCVMLDEAGVIMDDGVVGRLSEQHFYFTTTTTGSATVYRELVRWNAQWGLDTGIVNVTGAMGAVNLAGPKSREVLSQLTAHDLSAQGFPYLGIRNAQVAGVPCRLMRVGFVGELGYEIHAPAECMGHLWDALMEAGNSHGIQPFGVEAQRLLRLEKGHVIIGQDTDGLTTPFEAAMGWAVKMDKPFFVGQRSLRIIGQRPPTQVAMGFVLAKEFAGDAPKECHLIIHQGQIAGRVTSISFSEALGRHAGLGFIVPELAKEDTAFTIRADGGHTTEATVVKLPFYDPSGERQKL, encoded by the coding sequence GTGAGCGCACGCCTGCCTCCAGTAGAGGGCGAGTGGATAGACCGCTCGAAGCCGCTCGTCTTCCGCTTCGAGGGCCGCCCTCAGATGGGCTTCGAGGGCGATGTGATCAGTTCGGCCCTATGGGCCTCCGGCGCCCATCTCCTGGGACGCAGCTTCAAGTACCACCGGCCGCGCGGCATCTTGTCCATGGCGAATCACGACGTGAATACGCTCATGGAAGACAAGTTCCATATCAATCTACGGGCCGATACGATGCCGCTCAGGGAAGGCATGGATCTTTTCGCCGTCAATACTTTTGGCGGCGTGCGCGCCGATCGCGCGATGGTTTTGGATAAACTTTCTGCGTTCTTGCCGGTGGGTTTCTACTACAAGGCATTCCACGGGCGCTTCGCGCAAAAGTGGGAGCGGTTTTTCCGTTTCATGACGGGGCTGGGCACCCCTAAGTTCGGTCTGCCGCGCGTCTTCACGGCGAAGCGCTACGAATTCGTGGACGTCGCCGTGATCGGCGCCGGTCCCTCGGGGCTTGCGGCGGGAATCGAGGCCGCCCGCGCGGGGGCTTCGGTGCTCGTCGTGGACGAGAACACGCAAGCCGGCGGGAGCTTGGGTTATGCACGCGGAGGAAGCGATGCCAGTTACCAGCAACTGCAAACGCTCTTGCATGAAGCCCGGCAACTGAAGAATCTGGAAATCCGTAACGGCACCACCGCTTCGGGTTACTACGACGACCATTGGATAGCGTTGACGAGCGCGCACAAGATGAGCAAATTGCGCGCACGCGCGGCCATCGTCACCTCTGGCGTGTTCGAGCAGCCGGCCGTGTTCCGCAACAACGATCTGCCCGGCGTGATGTTCGCCTCTGCCGCCCAGCGGCTGATTTACCGCTACGCCGTGAAACCGATGAACAAGGCGGTGGTGCTCACTGCCAATCGCGAAGGATACGAGGCGGCGCTGGATTTGCACCGTCACGGCATCGCTGTCGCCGCCGTGGTCGATTTGCGCGCCGAAGGCGAACCCACATCCACGCCGCAAAGCACGCCGTTCCGGGTGTTGAAGGGCGCGTGCATCGTGAAAGCGATCCGCTCTGGGCAGCATGTTTCCGGTGTGCGCGTGGCCGGCTTCGGCGATGGCGCGGCGCAAGCAGATCGAAAAGAAACCATCCGTTGCGATGGAGTAGTAATGAGCGTTGGCTTCGCGCCCGCCGCCAACTTACTCTACCAAGCCGGTACCCAAATGCGCTACGACGCCCGCGTGGAACAGTTCGTCCCGGAAACCTTCTCGCCCGGCGTGTTCGCGGCAGGACGTGTCAATGGTGTGTACGAACTGAACGCGCGCCTCCTCGATGGCAAGCGTGCGGGTGCCGAGGCCGCGAGATATCTTGATCTGTCCGCCGCCACGGCGGTACAAGTGCCGGAGCAAACGCGCAAACCTACCCATCCCTACCCAATCGTGCCGCATCCCTCGGGCAAGAATTTCGTGGATTTCGACGAGGACTTGCAACTCAAGGATTTCCACAATGCGGCGCAAGAGGGCTTCGACAACATCGAGTTGCTCAAGCGCTATTCCACCGTGGGCATGGGCCCTAGCCAGGGCAAGCACTCCAACATGAATGCCGTTCGCATCCTCGCGCGCATTCGCAACGAACCCATCGATAAGATTGGAACCACGACGGCGCGGCCGTTTTATCACCCGGTGCCCATGTCGCATCTGGCGGGGCGCGGTTTTCATCCCATGCGGCAAACGCCCTTGCACTCGCGCCACGAGAAACTGGGCGCGGTGTGGATGCAAGCGGGCAATTGGTGGCGGCCGGAGTACTACGCGGCCCAAGGCCGAAGCAAACTCGAATGCGTGCGCACGGAAGCGCGCGCCGTGCGCAATGGGATAGGCATCATCGACGTGGGGACACTGGGAAAAATGGATCTCTTCGGCCCGGATGCCGGGGAATTTCTGGAGCGCGTCTACACGGGGCGTTTCGCCAATATCAAGGTGGGGATGACACGCTACTGCGTGATGCTGGACGAAGCGGGCGTCATCATGGACGATGGCGTCGTCGGCCGGCTCTCCGAGCAGCATTTTTACTTCACCACCACGACCACGGGTTCGGCCACCGTCTACCGTGAGCTGGTTCGATGGAACGCACAATGGGGTTTGGACACCGGCATCGTGAACGTGACGGGCGCCATGGGCGCCGTGAATCTCGCGGGCCCCAAGTCGCGCGAAGTGCTTTCCCAGCTCACGGCGCACGACTTGTCGGCGCAAGGTTTTCCATATCTCGGAATTCGGAATGCGCAAGTCGCGGGCGTGCCCTGCCGCTTGATGCGCGTGGGTTTCGTCGGTGAATTGGGCTACGAGATTCATGCGCCCGCCGAGTGCATGGGCCATCTGTGGGACGCCCTCATGGAGGCGGGGAACTCTCACGGCATTCAACCCTTCGGCGTGGAAGCGCAACGCCTGCTGCGACTGGAAAAAGGCCACGTCATCATCGGCCAGGACACCGACGGGTTGACCACGCCTTTCGAGGCCGCCATGGGCTGGGCGGTGAAGATGGACAAGCCATTCTTTGTTGGGCAGCGTAGCTTAAGAATCATTGGCCAGCGGCCACCGACGCAAGTCGCCATGGGTTTCGTGCTCGCCAAGGAGTTCGCGGGCGACGCCCCGAAAGAATGCCATTTGATCATTCATCAAGGCCAAATCGCAGGGCGCGTGACGAGCATCTCCTTTAGCGAGGCCCTCGGCCGGCACGCGGGCCTGGGCTTTATCGTCCCCGAGCTGGCGAAGGAGGACACAGCATTCACCATTCGCGCTGACGGCGGGCACACGACAGAAGCCACGGTGGTGAAGCTACCCTTCTACGATCCTTCGGGCGAGCGCCAGAAACTTTAG
- a CDS encoding sarcosine oxidase subunit delta: MKLLTCPINGPRPVSEFIFGGEVRAMPDPSTCSDEQWSDYVFNRNGAPGIKKEWWYHLPSGVWFIAERDTAADTVLGTYLWGEAPK; encoded by the coding sequence GTGAAACTTCTCACCTGCCCCATCAACGGCCCGCGGCCCGTTTCGGAATTTATCTTCGGCGGCGAAGTGCGCGCCATGCCGGACCCTTCCACCTGCTCGGATGAGCAATGGTCTGACTACGTGTTCAACCGCAACGGTGCCCCCGGCATCAAGAAGGAGTGGTGGTATCACCTACCCAGCGGCGTGTGGTTCATCGCCGAGCGCGACACCGCCGCCGACACCGTGCTGGGCACCTATCTGTGGGGCGAGGCGCCTAAGTGA
- a CDS encoding FAD-binding protein, which produces MSAVNVYDIQRIEPGPTPEGLREDIQDINFVPAPCQVACPIGTDAPSYIGYIWEGKVEEAFEAITATNPFSSICGRVCDAPCEPACRRADSDGPIAIRNLKRFIMEKLGASFHLPAVSVTRKETVAIVGSGPAGLTAAQDLAEAGFEVNVYEMTDRLGGMMVWGIPAFRLPPGIIEEDMNRMLKHCPGIKVHLNAALGRNVTLDELKSRHDAVLLTIGSWWGKTMDIEGKDDRRIVDGVGFLRRINAGERPAMPATVIVVGGGDVAMDACRAALRLPGCKQVKVIYRRGPKEIPARKDELEGALKEGVEFLYNTQPVAALDTEKGFALRCVLTQLGEPGKDGRRQAENVTGSEHDLACGMVILAVGQKGECAELETRGLMNADRVRTDWKTMRTADPKVFAAGDGAFGGSTIVMAMQHGHRAAYCIKAHLDGRENPVPYRTPFRTRRVSPAQDPNWEVIERQHQPFHGLGKNPVAFPEIESTYTEKEAKDEAARCYRCDAETGTANYDVRTREDIFVMARTNPLDVATQSSMLQKRLRTRGNPFPPERPATLDDLVFLPANLSRLVIDPYRDACAVSVELGQRVKLELPYLVAGFDEAAQQVREAIEQGVRETGVAYLGRDRIHPQTPWFQLAQAGKDPPNEHALGVVYYSPAGFVPFDVRKVHDAQLTGLVVEARELPKAIPFALERKMDLMILSGSGNMAHPWGELGGHPDLSVMRDAIRLMRSMNREEDIDLLYFGGIRSGTDVAKIVGLGCKAAVVSACMAFAVGGIVENDGMVFYSDVADEERRDQAASLLRALREECSIMARCTGKTNVQNLEPEDVRSITLATARATGVPLAGTNKIPEAA; this is translated from the coding sequence ATGAGCGCCGTCAACGTTTACGACATTCAGCGCATCGAACCCGGCCCCACGCCGGAAGGATTGCGCGAGGATATTCAGGACATCAACTTCGTCCCAGCGCCCTGCCAGGTAGCCTGCCCCATTGGCACCGATGCACCGTCCTACATCGGTTACATCTGGGAAGGCAAGGTTGAGGAAGCCTTCGAGGCCATCACGGCCACCAATCCCTTCAGTTCCATCTGCGGGCGCGTGTGCGACGCGCCGTGCGAACCCGCTTGCCGCCGGGCGGACAGCGATGGTCCCATCGCCATCCGCAATCTAAAGCGCTTCATCATGGAGAAGCTGGGGGCGAGCTTCCACCTGCCCGCCGTATCCGTAACGCGCAAGGAAACCGTCGCGATCGTGGGTTCTGGCCCCGCCGGACTCACCGCGGCTCAGGATCTCGCCGAAGCCGGGTTCGAAGTAAATGTCTACGAAATGACGGACCGCCTGGGCGGCATGATGGTGTGGGGCATTCCCGCTTTCCGCTTGCCACCTGGCATTATCGAGGAAGACATGAACCGCATGCTCAAGCACTGCCCGGGCATCAAGGTTCATCTCAACGCCGCGCTGGGACGCAATGTAACGCTCGATGAATTGAAGTCTCGCCACGACGCCGTGTTGCTCACCATCGGCTCGTGGTGGGGAAAAACCATGGACATCGAAGGCAAGGACGACCGGCGCATTGTTGATGGCGTTGGATTCCTTCGCCGCATCAATGCCGGCGAACGCCCCGCCATGCCCGCGACCGTCATCGTCGTGGGAGGTGGCGATGTGGCCATGGATGCCTGCCGTGCCGCCCTGCGCCTTCCTGGTTGCAAGCAAGTCAAGGTGATCTACCGCCGCGGTCCCAAGGAAATCCCCGCGCGCAAGGATGAACTCGAAGGCGCCCTCAAGGAGGGCGTGGAGTTCCTCTACAACACGCAGCCCGTGGCCGCGCTAGATACGGAAAAAGGTTTCGCCTTGCGCTGCGTGCTTACGCAATTGGGCGAGCCCGGTAAGGATGGCCGCCGCCAGGCGGAGAATGTCACGGGAAGCGAACACGATCTCGCCTGTGGCATGGTGATCCTCGCCGTGGGGCAGAAAGGCGAGTGCGCAGAATTGGAAACGCGGGGGTTGATGAACGCGGACCGGGTGCGCACCGATTGGAAAACCATGCGCACCGCGGATCCCAAGGTGTTCGCCGCCGGCGACGGAGCCTTCGGCGGTTCCACCATCGTCATGGCCATGCAGCACGGCCACCGGGCCGCCTACTGCATCAAGGCGCATCTGGACGGCCGCGAGAATCCCGTGCCCTATCGCACGCCCTTCCGCACAAGGCGCGTCTCGCCGGCGCAGGATCCTAACTGGGAGGTCATCGAGCGCCAGCACCAACCTTTCCATGGCTTGGGCAAGAATCCCGTGGCGTTTCCCGAAATCGAATCCACCTACACGGAGAAGGAAGCCAAGGACGAGGCCGCGCGCTGCTACCGGTGCGATGCCGAAACCGGGACCGCCAACTACGACGTGCGCACGCGAGAAGATATCTTTGTCATGGCACGCACCAACCCCTTGGACGTGGCCACGCAATCGAGCATGTTGCAAAAACGCCTGCGCACGCGCGGCAATCCCTTCCCGCCAGAGCGGCCCGCCACGCTGGACGATCTCGTGTTCTTACCCGCGAATTTATCGCGACTCGTGATCGACCCTTACCGCGATGCGTGCGCGGTGTCCGTGGAATTGGGGCAGCGCGTCAAGCTCGAGTTGCCTTATCTCGTCGCGGGATTCGATGAGGCCGCCCAGCAGGTGCGCGAAGCCATCGAGCAAGGGGTGAGGGAAACGGGGGTCGCCTATCTTGGGCGGGATCGTATCCACCCCCAAACTCCGTGGTTCCAGCTTGCGCAAGCGGGCAAAGACCCGCCGAACGAACATGCCCTGGGCGTCGTTTATTATTCGCCAGCAGGGTTCGTACCTTTCGATGTGCGTAAAGTGCACGATGCACAACTCACGGGGCTGGTTGTCGAAGCGCGCGAGCTCCCAAAGGCCATCCCCTTCGCGCTTGAAAGAAAGATGGATCTCATGATTCTCTCCGGGAGCGGAAACATGGCGCATCCGTGGGGTGAACTGGGCGGCCATCCCGATCTTTCGGTGATGCGCGATGCCATTCGTCTCATGCGATCCATGAATCGCGAGGAAGATATCGATCTTCTGTACTTCGGCGGCATTCGCTCTGGCACGGACGTCGCGAAAATCGTCGGCCTGGGCTGCAAGGCGGCGGTGGTATCGGCTTGCATGGCTTTCGCGGTAGGCGGCATCGTGGAGAATGACGGCATGGTGTTTTACTCCGACGTGGCGGACGAAGAGCGGCGCGACCAGGCCGCATCCCTCCTGCGCGCATTGCGCGAGGAATGTTCCATCATGGCGCGCTGCACGGGCAAGACCAACGTCCAGAATCTGGAACCCGAGGACGTGCGTTCCATTACTCTCGCCACCGCGCGCGCCACGGGTGTACCTCTAGCCGGAACCAATAAGATTCCAGAAGCGGCGTAG